A stretch of Bacillus pseudomycoides DNA encodes these proteins:
- the dhaQ gene encoding DhaKLM operon coactivator DhaQ, with protein sequence MKKIMNDVQNIVQDMLHGFYFEHNDRISYNREYNIMYQKDLAEIEQSVVIISGGGSGHEPADIGYVGKGMLSVAVNGEIFAPPTPEQILSAIRSVPKDKSILLIIKNFQTDVESFLTAESLAKEEGRLVDHVIVNDDVSIEDDASFNKRRRGVAGTIFVHKILGAAALEDHSLQQLTDIGHAVIQNLHTLGVALSPTTNPIQGRASFTLQDNEVFYGVGIHGEKGYRKEVLSSSEKLAIELMNKLKSIYRWKKGDKFAILINGLGATPLMEQYIFANDIRRLCELEGLHIRFVKVGTHLTSLDMQGTSLSFLKIEDPLWEKWLKARVEVASW encoded by the coding sequence ATGAAAAAAATTATGAATGATGTTCAAAATATTGTTCAGGATATGTTACATGGCTTTTATTTTGAACATAACGATAGAATATCTTATAACAGAGAATACAACATCATGTATCAGAAAGACCTTGCCGAAATTGAGCAAAGTGTTGTCATTATAAGCGGCGGCGGTAGCGGGCATGAACCAGCTGATATTGGTTATGTCGGAAAAGGCATGCTTTCAGTCGCAGTCAATGGAGAGATTTTTGCTCCCCCTACACCAGAACAAATTTTATCCGCAATTCGCTCTGTGCCCAAAGACAAAAGTATCCTACTCATTATTAAAAACTTTCAAACTGACGTAGAAAGTTTTCTAACTGCTGAATCTTTGGCAAAAGAAGAAGGACGACTGGTTGATCATGTCATTGTAAATGATGATGTTTCCATTGAAGATGATGCTTCTTTTAATAAAAGAAGACGAGGAGTAGCCGGGACAATTTTCGTACATAAAATACTCGGAGCGGCAGCTCTTGAAGACCATTCATTACAACAATTAACGGACATCGGTCACGCTGTTATTCAGAATCTGCATACATTAGGAGTTGCACTCTCTCCAACAACCAATCCTATCCAAGGCAGAGCATCTTTTACATTACAAGATAATGAAGTTTTTTACGGAGTCGGCATCCATGGAGAAAAAGGGTACCGGAAAGAAGTATTATCTTCTTCTGAAAAATTGGCGATTGAACTGATGAATAAGCTCAAAAGTATTTACCGCTGGAAAAAAGGAGATAAGTTTGCGATCCTCATTAATGGATTAGGCGCTACTCCATTAATGGAACAGTATATATTCGCAAATGACATTCGCCGTTTATGTGAACTGGAAGGATTACATATTCGATTTGTAAAAGTCGGAACCCATCTAACCTCCTTAGATATGCAAGGTACTTCATTAAGCTTCTTGAAAATTGAAGATCCACTTTGGGAGAAGTGGTTAAAAGCAAGGGTTGAGGTGGCTAGCTGGTAG
- the dhaS gene encoding dihydroxyacetone kinase transcriptional activator DhaS, with product MTSSIISKKIIANSLKQLMETESFHKISVSDIMLNCQMRRQTFYYHFKDKFELLSWIYKEETKENIMDFLDYEKWENIFDLLFDYFHQNQGFYRNAFKVIEQNSFNYYLFEHTKNLYIKIIDELLIGCKLDISEVKKDTLASFYSHGFVGTTKDWIENHCAIDPSVMSSMIKNMINNQLVLLLKQSATNS from the coding sequence ATGACCTCTTCTATCATTTCAAAAAAAATCATAGCGAACTCACTAAAACAATTAATGGAAACGGAATCGTTTCATAAAATATCTGTGAGTGATATTATGTTGAATTGTCAAATGCGCAGGCAAACGTTTTATTATCATTTTAAAGATAAATTCGAATTGCTAAGTTGGATTTATAAAGAAGAAACGAAGGAAAATATTATGGACTTTCTTGACTATGAAAAATGGGAGAATATTTTCGACCTATTATTTGATTACTTTCATCAAAATCAAGGGTTCTACCGAAATGCATTTAAAGTAATCGAGCAAAATTCATTTAATTACTATCTCTTTGAACATACGAAAAATTTATACATCAAGATTATCGATGAATTATTAATTGGCTGTAAGTTAGATATTTCTGAGGTGAAAAAAGATACATTGGCCTCTTTTTATAGTCATGGATTTGTTGGGACAACAAAAGATTGGATTGAGAATCATTGCGCTATAGACCCGTCTGTTATGTCTTCGATGATAAAAAATATGATAAACAATCAATTAGTCCTTTTACTAAAGCAATCAGCAACCAACTCATAA
- the dhaK gene encoding dihydroxyacetone kinase subunit DhaK — protein sequence MKKIINQPETLVMEMCNGMVMAHPEFELLKKYKVIKKKEMNENKVTLISGGGSGHEPAHAGLVGKGMLDAAVCGDVFASPSQIQVYQAIKATASKKGTLLIIKNYSGDIMNFKNGAHLATEDGIQVEYVRVDDDIAVEDSLYTVGRRGVAGVVLVHKIAGAAAEEGMDLMQVKAVAEKAAANVRTIGLALTSCTVPASGSPTFKLGEDEMEYGVGIHGEPGRKREKIMAADELALRMTNDLVKDLKLDDNAEIAVLVNGFGGTPLQELYLFNNAVTRELSKRNIRINRTFVGNYMTSIDMAGLSLTVMKLDDELKTLLSKECNTPAFKVDGPIESVEYVDIEDHKEEKPVFFETETAEEHAIIKNEVITLNNMIYLVDKMSEIIIKNEVPFCELDTHAGDGDFGMSVAKGFKQLKREWSSILDQERLNIGTFLDACSMVIMEHCGGASGPIWGGAFRAAGKAIEGKMELTVGEFAEMLQAALHGIQSIGERSFGRGAEVGDKTLVDALVPCVNSWSESAAAGIDFKTAFEKGAEATVKGAEYTKEIVARMGRAGTVGERSLGYPDAGAYALGVIFTELSRSLK from the coding sequence ATGAAAAAAATTATAAATCAACCTGAAACGCTTGTGATGGAGATGTGCAACGGGATGGTTATGGCTCATCCAGAATTTGAGTTGTTAAAAAAATATAAGGTAATTAAGAAAAAAGAAATGAACGAAAATAAGGTCACTTTAATTAGTGGCGGTGGTAGTGGACATGAACCGGCACATGCGGGGTTAGTAGGAAAAGGAATGCTGGATGCGGCGGTATGCGGAGACGTGTTTGCCTCTCCTTCACAAATACAGGTATATCAGGCGATTAAAGCAACAGCTAGCAAAAAAGGCACGCTGCTTATTATTAAAAATTACAGTGGGGATATCATGAATTTTAAAAATGGAGCTCACTTAGCTACTGAAGACGGAATTCAAGTAGAATATGTCCGCGTAGATGATGATATTGCAGTAGAAGACAGCCTTTATACAGTAGGCCGCCGTGGTGTTGCGGGGGTTGTGCTCGTACATAAAATCGCGGGCGCAGCAGCTGAAGAAGGTATGGATTTAATGCAGGTGAAAGCTGTAGCGGAAAAAGCAGCGGCGAATGTTCGCACAATTGGTCTCGCATTAACTTCTTGTACGGTTCCTGCTAGTGGATCGCCTACTTTTAAACTCGGTGAAGATGAGATGGAATATGGCGTTGGGATTCATGGAGAGCCAGGCAGAAAACGTGAAAAAATTATGGCCGCAGACGAATTGGCTTTACGTATGACAAATGACCTTGTGAAAGATTTAAAATTAGATGATAATGCCGAAATTGCTGTTTTAGTAAACGGATTTGGAGGTACACCGCTTCAAGAACTGTATCTGTTTAACAATGCAGTTACGAGAGAGTTAAGTAAAAGAAATATACGAATCAATAGAACGTTTGTCGGTAACTACATGACGAGTATTGATATGGCCGGACTTTCTCTAACAGTAATGAAACTAGATGATGAGCTGAAAACATTACTATCGAAAGAATGTAATACACCTGCGTTTAAAGTAGACGGACCAATTGAGAGTGTAGAATATGTTGATATTGAGGATCACAAAGAAGAAAAGCCTGTTTTCTTTGAGACGGAAACAGCAGAAGAACACGCGATCATCAAGAATGAGGTAATCACATTAAATAATATGATTTATCTTGTAGATAAAATGAGCGAAATTATTATTAAGAACGAAGTACCGTTCTGTGAGTTGGATACACATGCAGGGGATGGCGATTTTGGAATGAGCGTCGCTAAGGGATTCAAGCAATTAAAGAGAGAATGGAGCTCGATTTTAGATCAAGAACGTTTAAATATAGGAACATTTTTAGATGCGTGCTCTATGGTGATTATGGAACATTGCGGCGGGGCTTCTGGTCCGATTTGGGGCGGAGCTTTCCGAGCTGCAGGTAAGGCGATAGAAGGAAAAATGGAATTAACAGTTGGAGAGTTTGCTGAAATGCTGCAAGCTGCACTTCATGGTATACAGTCTATCGGTGAACGATCTTTCGGAAGAGGAGCAGAGGTAGGCGATAAAACGCTTGTGGATGCGCTTGTGCCATGTGTGAATTCCTGGTCAGAAAGCGCTGCAGCTGGTATAGACTTTAAGACTGCTTTTGAAAAAGGAGCAGAGGCTACTGTTAAAGGAGCAGAATATACAAAAGAAATCGTTGCTCGAATGGGCCGCGCTGGTACAGTTGGTGAAAGAAGTCTAGGTTATCCGGATGCTGGTGCTTATGCGCTAGGGGTTATCTTTACGGAGCTTTCTCGTAGTTTAAAATAA